In one window of uncultured Acetobacteroides sp. DNA:
- a CDS encoding glycoside hydrolase family 27 protein, translated as MKLKHTLLLAALTASVQLIAQPSQTKEMEFHKWAATPPMGWNSWDCYGPTVTEPEVKVNADYMSKNLKKFGWEYIVVDIRWYVDNDKAHGYNEKDPVFCMDEYGRFIPSEARFPSSAKGKGFKPLADYIHSKGLKFGIHIMRGIPKVAVKKNTPILGSTAHAADIYNTNLLCPWLGDMYTVDATKNGAQEYYNSLMALYASWGLDFIKIDDLSRPYHQDEVELIRKAIDKTGRKIVLSTSPGETPLASAEHVQTHANMWRIIDDFWDNWGQVKEHFALFEKWIPYAGKGHWPDGDMLPIGKIGIRAERGDNRFCHLSVDEQHTLMSLFAMGKSPLIFGGDLPSNNDFTLSLITNKEVLDINQHSKNNRLLFKDNDIYVWTADAANGDKYLALFNARDGEQPEKVTVKLSQLGIKGQVAVKELWQNKPLGKVSDELSQLIPKHGVGLYRLSTVKNKK; from the coding sequence ATGAAGCTAAAACATACGCTGCTCTTAGCGGCGCTTACAGCATCGGTACAGCTAATTGCCCAACCATCGCAGACTAAGGAGATGGAGTTCCACAAGTGGGCAGCAACGCCTCCTATGGGGTGGAACAGCTGGGACTGCTACGGCCCGACGGTTACCGAACCCGAGGTTAAGGTAAACGCCGACTACATGTCCAAGAATCTGAAGAAATTTGGATGGGAGTATATCGTGGTGGACATCCGCTGGTATGTGGATAACGACAAGGCGCATGGGTACAACGAAAAGGACCCCGTGTTCTGCATGGACGAATACGGCCGCTTTATTCCATCGGAGGCGCGATTCCCATCATCAGCAAAAGGAAAAGGCTTTAAGCCTCTTGCCGACTACATCCACAGCAAGGGATTGAAGTTTGGCATACACATCATGCGCGGCATTCCTAAGGTTGCCGTTAAGAAGAACACGCCTATCCTAGGCTCTACGGCCCATGCTGCCGACATCTACAACACCAATCTGCTCTGCCCCTGGCTGGGCGACATGTACACCGTTGATGCCACCAAGAATGGTGCACAGGAGTACTACAACTCGCTGATGGCCCTTTACGCATCGTGGGGGCTCGACTTTATTAAGATTGACGACCTCTCGCGCCCATACCATCAGGATGAAGTTGAGCTTATCCGCAAGGCCATCGACAAGACAGGCCGCAAGATTGTGCTGAGCACCTCGCCCGGTGAAACGCCGCTGGCAAGCGCCGAGCACGTGCAAACCCATGCCAACATGTGGCGCATCATCGACGACTTCTGGGATAACTGGGGGCAGGTAAAGGAGCACTTCGCCCTATTCGAGAAGTGGATTCCCTACGCCGGCAAGGGGCACTGGCCCGATGGCGACATGCTCCCCATTGGCAAGATCGGCATCCGCGCCGAGCGTGGCGACAACCGCTTCTGCCACCTGAGCGTCGACGAGCAGCACACCCTAATGTCGCTATTCGCCATGGGTAAATCGCCCCTGATCTTTGGCGGCGACCTACCCAGCAACAACGACTTTACCCTATCGCTAATCACCAACAAGGAGGTTCTCGACATCAACCAGCACAGCAAGAACAACCGCCTGCTGTTTAAGGATAACGACATCTACGTTTGGACAGCCGACGCCGCTAACGGCGATAAGTACCTAGCCCTATTCAACGCCCGCGATGGCGAACAGCCCGAAAAGGTAACCGTTAAACTCAGCCAACTTGGTATAAAGGGGCAGGTTGCCGTTAAGGAGCTGTGGCAAAACAAGCCACTCGGAAAGGTTAGCGACGAGCTATCGCAGCTGATCCCCAAGCACGGCGTTGGGCTGTACAGGCTATCGACGGTAAAGAACAAGAAATAA
- a CDS encoding ribulokinase produces MGNTKYVIGLDYGSDSCRALVVNATSGEELASSVKYYTRWMKGMYCDPLANRYRQHPLDYVEALEASVKEALGKCKPEVAENVVGISFDTTGSTPVLIDSEGTPLALRPEFTENPNAMFVLWKDHTAIKEAAEINKLAKEWKVDYTAYEGGIYSSEWVWAKMTHVLREDADVRKTAYSWIEHCDWLPAILTGNTKPEEVKRSRCAAGHKALWSEQWGGLPPEDFFVALDPCLKGYRDRLFTHTYPSNEKVGSLTPEWAQRLGLSTSVAVGVGAFDCHMGAVGAQITPNTFVRVIGTSTCDIMVSSYEEMGNKLVPGICGQVDGSVIPGMVGLEAGQSGFGDIYAWFKRVVAWPVESILSKTTLVDAETKQKLIDEVLDQIIPALSAEAAKIPVSSSSILATDWMNGRRTPDASQLVEGTITGLTLGSSAPLIFRALVEATAFGSKAIVDRFLENGIKIDSVIGIGGISLKSPFVMQTLADVLGMPIKVAKSEQACALGAAMFAAVAAGVYSTAEEAQKAMGQGFALEYHPNQENHKAYLEIYKEYLKLGQITEQAFYTQK; encoded by the coding sequence ATGGGTAACACAAAATACGTAATTGGATTAGATTACGGGAGCGACTCGTGCCGTGCGCTGGTGGTAAATGCCACCAGCGGCGAGGAGCTCGCATCCTCCGTAAAGTACTACACCCGCTGGATGAAGGGTATGTACTGCGATCCACTGGCTAATCGCTACAGGCAGCATCCGCTCGACTACGTGGAGGCGCTAGAAGCCTCGGTAAAGGAAGCGCTAGGCAAGTGTAAGCCAGAGGTAGCCGAAAATGTTGTAGGCATCTCCTTCGACACTACGGGTAGTACACCTGTACTCATAGACAGCGAAGGTACACCACTAGCGCTACGTCCTGAGTTTACCGAGAATCCTAATGCAATGTTCGTTCTTTGGAAGGATCACACCGCCATTAAGGAGGCTGCCGAGATTAACAAGCTTGCCAAGGAATGGAAGGTTGACTATACGGCATACGAAGGTGGCATCTACTCGTCGGAGTGGGTATGGGCAAAGATGACGCACGTACTTCGCGAGGATGCAGATGTTCGCAAAACAGCCTACTCCTGGATTGAGCACTGCGACTGGCTACCCGCCATTCTTACCGGTAACACCAAGCCCGAAGAGGTGAAACGTAGCCGCTGTGCCGCCGGACACAAGGCACTTTGGAGCGAACAGTGGGGTGGACTACCACCTGAGGATTTCTTCGTAGCCCTCGATCCTTGCCTAAAAGGATACCGAGACAGGCTATTTACCCATACCTACCCCAGCAATGAAAAGGTTGGAAGCTTAACTCCCGAATGGGCTCAACGCCTAGGATTGTCGACCAGCGTAGCCGTTGGAGTAGGCGCATTCGACTGCCACATGGGGGCAGTTGGTGCCCAGATTACCCCAAACACCTTCGTTCGCGTTATCGGTACATCAACCTGCGACATCATGGTATCGTCGTACGAGGAGATGGGCAATAAGCTGGTACCAGGTATTTGCGGACAAGTTGATGGCTCTGTTATCCCAGGAATGGTTGGACTAGAGGCTGGTCAATCGGGCTTTGGCGATATATACGCGTGGTTTAAGCGCGTAGTTGCTTGGCCAGTTGAAAGCATCCTATCGAAAACCACCCTAGTTGATGCTGAAACCAAGCAGAAGCTGATAGACGAAGTGCTCGACCAGATTATCCCTGCGCTATCGGCAGAAGCAGCTAAGATTCCGGTTAGCAGCAGCTCCATCCTGGCTACCGACTGGATGAATGGCCGCAGAACGCCAGATGCCAGCCAGCTGGTAGAGGGAACCATTACCGGGCTTACCCTAGGCAGCTCCGCTCCGCTCATCTTTAGGGCGCTAGTAGAAGCAACCGCATTTGGTTCGAAGGCTATAGTTGACCGCTTCCTCGAGAACGGAATCAAGATAGATAGCGTAATAGGCATTGGCGGCATCTCGCTAAAATCGCCATTTGTTATGCAGACGCTTGCCGACGTTTTGGGCATGCCAATTAAGGTTGCCAAGAGCGAACAGGCTTGTGCCCTTGGTGCTGCCATGTTTGCCGCTGTGGCTGCAGGTGTTTACTCGACTGCCGAGGAGGCCCAGAAAGCCATGGGGCAAGGATTTGCGCTGGAGTATCATCCAAACCAGGAGAACCACAAGGCATATCTTGAAATCTACAAGGAATACCTAAAGCTCGGACAAATTACCGAGCAGGCATTCTACACTCAGAAGTAA
- the araA gene encoding L-arabinose isomerase has protein sequence MDFKNLEVWFVTGAQLLYGGDAIIAVDAHSNAIVEALNKSGQLPIKVVYKGTVNSAPEISAAFNDANVDDKCVGVITWMHTFSPAKMWIAGLKNYKKPLLHLHTQYNKEIPWSEIDMDFMNLNQSAHGDREFGHIVSRMRKNRKVVVGHYEDDSVQGHIAVWMRVAAAWADAQGMRIIRFGDNMNNVAVTDGDKVEAELRFGYHVDYYPVGDLVAEQDKVSEADVDSLVAVYEKEYDLAPNAKKGGAQHQQVREAAREEIALRRFLEQKDAKAFTTNFDALHGLNQLPGLASQRLMADGYGFGAEGDWKTAALVRTMKVMAQGLNGGTSFLEDYTYHFKGKGSILQAHMLEICPTIAAHKPKLEVHPLGIGGKADPARLVFTSPAGTGVAATVVDMGNRFRMIVNKVDVIEPEAALPKLPVASALWVPQPNLEVGAAAWIYAGGTHHTSFSYVLTEEYMEDYAEIAGVEMVTIDNSTTISNFKKELRFNEMYYMLKGSLEY, from the coding sequence ATGGACTTCAAAAATTTAGAGGTTTGGTTTGTAACAGGAGCACAACTCCTTTACGGTGGCGATGCAATCATTGCCGTTGATGCACACTCGAATGCAATCGTAGAAGCACTAAACAAATCAGGGCAGCTTCCAATTAAGGTTGTTTACAAAGGAACCGTAAACTCTGCTCCCGAAATATCTGCCGCCTTCAATGACGCAAACGTAGACGACAAGTGTGTTGGTGTTATCACCTGGATGCACACCTTCTCGCCTGCCAAAATGTGGATTGCAGGCTTAAAGAACTATAAGAAGCCTCTTCTGCACCTACACACCCAGTACAACAAGGAGATTCCATGGAGCGAGATTGACATGGACTTCATGAACCTCAACCAAAGCGCACACGGCGACCGCGAGTTCGGACATATCGTTAGCCGCATGCGCAAGAATCGCAAGGTGGTAGTGGGGCACTACGAAGATGACTCAGTTCAGGGACATATTGCCGTTTGGATGCGCGTTGCTGCCGCTTGGGCTGATGCACAAGGCATGCGCATCATTCGCTTTGGCGATAACATGAACAACGTTGCCGTTACCGATGGCGATAAGGTGGAAGCCGAATTGCGCTTTGGCTACCATGTGGACTACTACCCAGTTGGAGATCTAGTAGCCGAACAGGATAAGGTTTCGGAAGCAGATGTAGACTCTTTGGTAGCTGTATACGAAAAAGAGTACGATCTAGCACCTAATGCAAAGAAGGGTGGAGCCCAACACCAGCAGGTGCGCGAAGCTGCTCGCGAGGAGATTGCGCTTCGTCGTTTCCTAGAGCAAAAGGACGCAAAAGCATTTACCACCAACTTCGATGCGCTTCACGGGCTCAACCAGCTTCCTGGGCTTGCCTCGCAACGCCTAATGGCCGATGGCTATGGCTTTGGAGCAGAAGGCGACTGGAAAACTGCCGCTCTTGTTCGCACCATGAAGGTGATGGCTCAGGGCTTAAACGGCGGCACCTCGTTCCTTGAGGACTACACCTACCACTTTAAGGGCAAAGGTTCCATCCTACAAGCGCACATGCTCGAAATATGTCCAACAATTGCTGCTCACAAGCCTAAGCTCGAGGTTCACCCTCTAGGTATTGGTGGAAAGGCTGATCCTGCACGTCTGGTATTCACATCGCCAGCAGGAACAGGCGTAGCAGCAACCGTTGTTGATATGGGCAACCGCTTCCGTATGATCGTAAACAAGGTAGATGTTATCGAACCAGAAGCAGCGCTACCAAAACTTCCTGTTGCCAGTGCTCTTTGGGTACCTCAACCCAACCTCGAAGTAGGTGCAGCAGCATGGATTTACGCAGGTGGCACCCACCACACCAGCTTCTCGTACGTGCTAACCGAAGAGTACATGGAAGACTACGCAGAGATTGCAGGTGTAGAGATGGTAACCATCGACAACAGCACCACCATCTCCAACTTCAAAAAGGAGCTGCGATTTAACGAAATGTACTACATGCTGAAGGGTTCTTTAGAATACTAG
- a CDS encoding L-ribulose-5-phosphate 4-epimerase, with product MLEALKQTVFEANLDLVKHGLVIFTWGNVSAIDKTSGLVVIKPSGVSYDTMKAEDMVVVDLDGKVVEGTLSPSSDTPTHLELYKAFPEIGGVVHTHSTYATAWAQAGVDLPNIGTTHADYFAQEIPCTRQMTEEEVKGEYEKETGNVIIERFDGINPTYVPGVLVQNHGPFSWGKNASDAVHNAVVMEQVAKMAYIAFSINPNLTMNPLLIQKHFYRKHGPNAYYGQNKKK from the coding sequence ATGCTAGAAGCACTAAAACAGACTGTTTTTGAAGCAAACCTCGACTTGGTAAAGCATGGTCTCGTGATCTTCACATGGGGCAATGTAAGCGCTATCGACAAAACTTCAGGTCTAGTAGTAATCAAGCCTTCGGGCGTATCATACGATACCATGAAAGCCGAAGATATGGTTGTAGTTGATTTAGACGGAAAGGTGGTAGAGGGGACTCTATCGCCTTCATCCGATACTCCAACACACCTAGAACTATACAAAGCATTTCCAGAAATAGGTGGAGTGGTTCACACCCACTCTACCTATGCAACTGCTTGGGCTCAGGCTGGCGTTGACCTGCCCAACATTGGCACCACCCACGCCGACTACTTTGCCCAAGAAATTCCATGTACACGCCAAATGACCGAAGAAGAGGTTAAGGGCGAATATGAGAAAGAAACTGGGAATGTAATCATAGAGAGGTTTGATGGGATAAACCCCACATACGTACCAGGTGTACTGGTGCAAAACCACGGACCTTTTTCGTGGGGCAAGAACGCCTCCGACGCAGTTCACAACGCAGTTGTCATGGAACAGGTTGCTAAAATGGCGTATATTGCCTTCAGCATTAATCCTAATCTGACCATGAACCCACTGCTTATTCAGAAGCATTTTTACCGTAAGCATGGTCCAAACGCCTACTACGGTCAAAACAAAAAGAAATAA
- a CDS encoding sodium:solute symporter, translated as MATLDWTIIGVFLAALVGVVLWVIRRDHKNTSDYFLSGRSETWLAVGAAIFAANIGSEHLVGLAGAGAESGMAMAHWEMQGWMILILGWVFVPFYAHSKVFTMPEFLYKRFNKNTSSTLSIITLISYVLTKVSVTAFTGGIFLQSVLGINFWYGAIGLVLLTGIFTVLGGMKGIMMLSVIQTPILIIGAFIILFLGLYEVGGGGILDGWNTVLEHIGSNKHLIHADPSDPLYAKFPGIGVIFGAAIIGFWYWCTDQHIVQRALAAKDLNNARKGTILAGFLKILPVFMFLIPGMIAAALKAQGKIMFDTNDQAYGTLVTTLLPAGIKGIVTVGFIAALMTSLAAHFNSSATLFTIDFYKPHHPNATEARLVWVGRIATITVFGLGLIWIPIMRGLGSVLYEYLQNVQSLIAPAISAVFILGVFNRKITPKAGEWGLLIGFGVGMFRLVLMIFSNHIAPDSLLGEMLAINWLYFCLFLFFFTMAIMFLISFFTPKASEDQLKGLTYFSQSPEQIAETKASWSFTDIITSAIVVCTCVAFYIYFW; from the coding sequence ATGGCAACACTAGATTGGACAATTATCGGAGTATTCTTAGCCGCACTGGTGGGCGTTGTACTCTGGGTTATCAGAAGAGATCACAAAAACACCAGCGACTATTTTCTTTCTGGCCGTAGCGAAACATGGCTGGCAGTTGGAGCGGCAATCTTTGCAGCAAACATTGGATCGGAACACCTTGTAGGTTTAGCAGGAGCAGGTGCCGAAAGCGGCATGGCAATGGCTCACTGGGAAATGCAAGGCTGGATGATATTGATTCTTGGTTGGGTATTTGTGCCCTTCTACGCGCACAGCAAGGTATTTACCATGCCCGAGTTTTTATACAAGCGTTTCAACAAGAATACCAGTTCTACGCTATCAATCATTACCCTCATCAGCTACGTGCTTACCAAAGTATCGGTTACTGCATTCACTGGAGGTATTTTCCTACAGAGCGTACTAGGCATTAACTTCTGGTATGGGGCAATTGGCCTTGTACTGCTTACTGGTATTTTCACCGTTCTTGGAGGTATGAAGGGTATTATGATGCTTTCTGTCATCCAAACACCAATTCTTATTATTGGTGCCTTCATCATTCTATTCCTAGGATTGTACGAAGTTGGTGGCGGAGGTATTCTCGATGGATGGAACACTGTTCTTGAGCATATTGGTTCTAACAAGCACCTCATTCATGCCGACCCTTCCGATCCGCTATATGCTAAGTTCCCTGGTATAGGCGTAATCTTTGGAGCAGCCATCATCGGATTCTGGTACTGGTGTACCGACCAGCATATCGTGCAACGTGCACTTGCCGCTAAGGACCTAAACAACGCCCGTAAGGGTACCATCCTTGCAGGTTTCCTTAAGATTCTTCCTGTATTCATGTTCCTCATCCCAGGTATGATTGCCGCTGCGCTTAAGGCTCAAGGAAAAATCATGTTCGACACCAACGACCAAGCTTACGGTACTTTGGTTACCACCCTACTCCCTGCCGGAATTAAGGGTATTGTTACCGTTGGTTTTATTGCTGCACTTATGACATCGCTAGCAGCACACTTCAACTCTTCGGCAACTCTATTTACCATCGACTTCTACAAGCCACACCACCCCAATGCAACCGAAGCTCGCCTTGTATGGGTTGGTAGAATTGCTACAATAACCGTATTTGGACTAGGCCTCATTTGGATTCCTATTATGCGTGGACTAGGTAGCGTTCTCTACGAATACCTGCAAAACGTACAGTCGCTTATTGCACCAGCCATTTCGGCCGTATTTATTCTTGGCGTATTCAACCGCAAGATTACCCCAAAGGCTGGCGAATGGGGATTGCTGATTGGTTTTGGCGTGGGTATGTTCCGTCTAGTGCTGATGATCTTCAGCAACCATATTGCACCCGACAGCCTACTAGGAGAGATGCTTGCCATCAACTGGCTATACTTCTGCCTATTCCTATTCTTCTTTACTATGGCGATAATGTTCCTTATCAGCTTCTTCACACCTAAGGCAAGCGAAGATCAGCTAAAGGGACTAACATACTTTTCGCAGTCTCCCGAGCAGATTGCAGAAACCAAGGCTAGCTGGTCGTTCACAGATATCATTACCTCTGCAATTGTTGTGTGTACCTGCGTTGCCTTCTACATCTACTTCTGGTAG
- a CDS encoding glycoside hydrolase family 43 protein produces MNKPNFKALALVAFAVILTASAALAQKKAEKQIWLFSYFNDNGQDGLHLAYSTDMYTWKALNNDKSFLAPQISNDKLMRDPCIIKGGDGKFHMVWTVSWNEKGIGYASSTDLVNWSEQQYLPVMEHESTTLNAWAPEITYDAKKKEYMIYWASTIPDRFPMLGVNPKDKYNHRMYYVTTKDFKTFSKTKLLYDKKFSVIDATILKDGKQFVMFLKNENDAPAEKNLRIAFSKNLTGEYSEPTAPITGKYWAEGPTVLRTKDRWIVFFDKYMDGKYGAIESTDLKNWKDISDKISVPKGIRHGTVFSVTEKEFEILKQKIGEK; encoded by the coding sequence ATGAATAAGCCTAATTTTAAAGCACTAGCGCTCGTTGCATTTGCAGTGATACTCACCGCAAGCGCTGCACTAGCCCAGAAAAAGGCGGAGAAGCAGATTTGGCTCTTCTCGTACTTTAACGACAACGGACAAGACGGGCTACACCTTGCCTACTCTACCGACATGTACACCTGGAAAGCGCTCAACAACGACAAATCATTCTTAGCACCTCAGATCAGCAACGACAAGCTAATGCGAGATCCCTGCATCATTAAGGGTGGAGATGGAAAGTTCCACATGGTTTGGACAGTTAGCTGGAACGAAAAGGGTATTGGCTACGCCTCATCAACCGATTTGGTTAACTGGAGCGAACAGCAGTACCTACCCGTTATGGAGCACGAGTCAACGACCCTAAACGCATGGGCACCCGAAATCACCTACGATGCAAAGAAAAAGGAGTACATGATCTACTGGGCATCTACCATCCCCGATCGCTTCCCTATGCTTGGCGTAAACCCTAAGGACAAGTACAACCACCGCATGTACTACGTCACCACCAAAGACTTCAAAACATTTAGTAAGACAAAGCTACTTTACGATAAGAAGTTTAGCGTAATCGATGCAACCATACTTAAGGATGGAAAGCAATTCGTCATGTTCCTGAAGAACGAGAACGATGCCCCTGCCGAAAAGAACTTACGTATTGCCTTTAGCAAAAACCTCACTGGCGAATACAGCGAGCCTACAGCCCCAATAACCGGCAAGTACTGGGCCGAAGGTCCAACCGTGCTAAGAACCAAAGACCGTTGGATTGTCTTTTTCGATAAGTACATGGACGGAAAGTATGGTGCTATCGAATCTACCGACCTTAAGAATTGGAAAGACATCTCCGATAAGATATCGGTTCCAAAAGGAATTCGACACGGAACTGTATTCTCAGTAACCGAAAAAGAATTCGAAATCCTCAAACAAAAGATCGGAGAAAAATAG
- a CDS encoding glycoside hydrolase family 2 TIM barrel-domain containing protein, producing MKTKWLATGLLALLLSPSFAQENKTVNDWENPEVFQINREPARATFLPFADERSALADEYIRSPWFLSLNGNWKFQWSPTPDQRPVDFYKPSFSVINWKEIKVPSNWELQGYGIPIYTNITYPYKKNPPYIDHSDNPVGSYRRNFDLPASWNGRRVYLHFEGGTSAMYIWVNGQKVGYSENTKSPVEFDITKYVKPGKNLVAVEAYRWSDGSYLEDQDFWRLSGIDRNLYLYSTENIRIADFFARPDLDASYKNGLLSVDVTLRNYNKAGKNSQVRVSLLDASGKEVFAQTQKASTPADAKKDLTFSKSLSSVKLWSNETPYLYSLVLTLYDENGKFVETVSSKVGFRKVELKNGQLLVNGKRIYVHGVNIHEHNPVTGHYQDRETMLKDIRTMKQNNINAVRCSHYPNNIDWVKLCDQYGIYLVDEANIETHGMGAELQGWFDKSKHPAYLPEWKAAHMDRTVSLVERDKNHASVILWSLGNECGNGPIFHETYKWIKERDKTRLVQFEQAGETENTDVVCPMYPEIRYMKEYAARQNVKRPFIMCEYSHAMGNSSGNFKEYWDIIRGSKNMQGGFIWDWVDQGFEVTDEAGRKYWSYGGDMGSQNYTNDENFCHNGLVWPDRTPHPSLLEVKKYYQDIYFTATQPEKGLVTVANEFHYTNLADYVFKYEVIKNGEVIKSGSFDVALAPDSQKEVQLAMPEMPATDGAEYFLNVYAYTRNGSEMIPQGHEVAREQFKLGEGKFFASASASGAAPKVSTDKDRITLSAGGVDVIINKWSGLIGGYRTDNSWYFNNKPAPNFWRAPTDNDFGNGMQAKCNIWRTAGNNTSVKSIDVKEEGGKAIVTANLYLKDVASDYQIVYTMAADGALSVNVSYKAGANVLPEMPRFGMIMSLGEEFDNFNFYGRGPWENYTDRNTAANIGIYSSKVSDQYVPYTRPQENGYKTDVRWLTLTNNDGKGIQIKGLQPICVSALNNYPEDFDPGLSKKYRHTNDITPRREVVLCVDLAQRGVGGDNSWGAYPHEQYLLKAKEYSYGFTITPVK from the coding sequence ATGAAAACAAAATGGTTAGCAACGGGTTTACTAGCACTATTGCTTTCGCCTTCGTTTGCACAGGAAAATAAGACTGTCAACGACTGGGAAAACCCCGAAGTATTTCAAATCAACCGGGAGCCCGCACGGGCAACCTTCCTCCCCTTTGCCGACGAGCGTTCGGCATTAGCCGACGAGTACATTCGCTCGCCCTGGTTCCTCTCCCTCAACGGGAACTGGAAGTTCCAGTGGTCGCCCACCCCCGATCAGCGCCCCGTTGATTTCTACAAGCCCAGCTTTAGCGTAATCAACTGGAAGGAGATAAAGGTTCCCTCCAACTGGGAGCTTCAGGGGTATGGCATTCCAATCTACACCAACATCACCTACCCCTACAAGAAGAATCCACCCTACATCGATCACTCCGATAACCCTGTTGGCTCGTACCGTCGCAACTTCGACCTACCCGCCAGCTGGAACGGCCGCCGCGTTTACCTCCACTTCGAAGGGGGCACCTCGGCCATGTACATCTGGGTGAACGGACAAAAGGTGGGCTACTCGGAGAACACCAAGAGCCCCGTCGAATTCGACATCACCAAGTACGTGAAGCCCGGTAAGAACCTGGTAGCCGTAGAGGCCTACCGCTGGAGCGATGGCTCGTACCTCGAAGATCAGGACTTCTGGCGCCTATCGGGTATCGACCGCAACCTGTACCTCTACAGCACCGAAAACATCCGCATTGCCGACTTCTTTGCCCGCCCCGACCTAGATGCCAGTTACAAGAATGGGCTGCTATCGGTTGATGTTACCCTGCGTAACTACAACAAGGCAGGTAAGAATTCACAGGTTAGGGTATCGCTACTCGATGCCTCAGGCAAGGAGGTATTCGCCCAAACCCAAAAGGCCAGCACACCTGCCGATGCAAAGAAGGATCTCACATTTTCGAAGAGCCTCTCGTCGGTAAAGCTATGGAGCAACGAAACGCCCTACCTGTACTCGCTGGTGCTAACCCTTTACGATGAAAACGGCAAGTTCGTAGAGACGGTATCATCCAAGGTAGGCTTCCGCAAGGTAGAACTCAAGAATGGGCAGCTGCTGGTAAACGGCAAGCGCATCTACGTTCACGGCGTCAACATCCACGAGCATAACCCAGTCACCGGTCACTACCAGGACAGGGAGACCATGCTGAAGGATATCCGCACCATGAAGCAGAACAACATCAACGCCGTTCGCTGCAGCCACTACCCCAACAACATCGACTGGGTGAAGCTATGCGACCAGTACGGTATCTACTTGGTTGATGAGGCCAACATCGAAACTCACGGCATGGGTGCCGAGCTGCAAGGCTGGTTCGACAAGTCGAAGCACCCCGCTTACCTACCCGAATGGAAGGCAGCACACATGGACCGTACCGTTAGCCTAGTAGAGCGCGACAAGAACCATGCATCAGTAATTCTATGGTCGTTAGGCAACGAGTGCGGCAATGGCCCCATCTTCCACGAAACCTACAAGTGGATTAAGGAGCGCGATAAAACCCGCCTAGTGCAGTTCGAGCAAGCAGGCGAAACCGAGAACACCGATGTAGTGTGCCCCATGTACCCCGAAATTAGGTATATGAAGGAGTATGCTGCACGCCAAAACGTAAAGCGCCCATTCATCATGTGCGAGTACTCGCACGCTATGGGCAACAGCTCGGGCAACTTTAAGGAGTACTGGGATATTATCCGCGGAAGCAAAAATATGCAGGGCGGATTCATCTGGGACTGGGTTGACCAAGGATTTGAGGTTACCGACGAGGCCGGTCGCAAGTACTGGTCGTACGGCGGCGATATGGGTAGCCAAAACTACACCAACGACGAAAACTTCTGCCACAACGGGCTGGTTTGGCCCGACAGAACGCCTCACCCAAGCCTATTAGAGGTGAAGAAGTACTACCAAGACATCTACTTTACGGCTACACAACCCGAAAAAGGTTTAGTAACAGTAGCAAATGAGTTCCACTACACCAACCTTGCCGACTACGTATTCAAGTACGAGGTGATTAAGAATGGAGAAGTAATAAAAAGCGGCAGCTTCGATGTAGCTCTAGCACCCGATTCTCAAAAAGAGGTTCAGCTAGCAATGCCCGAAATGCCTGCTACCGATGGTGCCGAATACTTCCTAAACGTATACGCATACACCCGCAACGGTTCCGAGATGATTCCTCAAGGACACGAGGTTGCCCGCGAGCAGTTTAAGTTAGGCGAAGGAAAGTTCTTTGCTAGCGCTTCAGCAAGCGGTGCTGCACCAAAGGTGTCAACCGATAAGGATAGAATCACCCTAAGCGCAGGTGGTGTCGATGTAATCATCAACAAGTGGTCGGGCCTAATTGGCGGCTACAGAACCGACAACAGCTGGTACTTCAACAACAAGCCAGCACCAAACTTCTGGAGAGCCCCAACCGATAACGACTTCGGAAACGGCATGCAGGCAAAGTGTAACATTTGGCGTACTGCCGGAAACAACACCTCTGTAAAAAGCATCGATGTGAAGGAAGAAGGCGGCAAGGCAATCGTAACGGCCAACCTATACCTAAAGGATGTTGCATCGGACTATCAGATTGTGTACACTATGGCTGCTGATGGTGCTTTATCGGTAAACGTAAGCTACAAGGCAGGTGCTAACGTACTGCCCGAGATGCCCCGATTCGGCATGATTATGTCACTGGGCGAAGAGTTCGACAACTTCAACTTCTACGGACGTGGTCCTTGGGAGAACTACACCGATCGCAACACCGCTGCTAACATTGGAATTTACTCTAGCAAGGTTTCAGATCAGTACGTGCCATACACCCGTCCACAGGAGAATGGCTATAAGACCGATGTTCGCTGGCTAACCCTTACCAACAATGATGGAAAGGGCATCCAAATAAAGGGACTTCAGCCAATCTGCGTAAGCGCGCTGAATAACTACCCCGAAGACTTTGATCCAGGTTTATCGAAGAAGTATCGCCACACCAACGACATCACTCCTCGCAGAGAGGTAGTGCTTTGCGTAGACCTCGCACAACGTGGCGTAGGTGGCGATAACAGCTGGGGAGCATATCCTCACGAGCAATACCTGCTAAAGGCTAAAGAATACTCCTACGGGTTTACCATTACCCCCGTTAAGTAG